In Flavobacterium praedii, the DNA window CCATTTATAGCGTCTACTTGGCGGCCTCTATAATCTGGTTGAATTGGTAAATCTCTACTAAAACGACGATCTATTAACGCTAACAACTCAATTCCAGAGGGCCTACCAAAAGATTGAATTGCAGTTAGAGCTGCACGAATACTTCGCCCGGTATACAAAACATCGTCTATAAAAATGACTTTTTTATCTTCAACCAAAAAATCAATTTGTGTTTTATTGGCTTCCAAAGGTTTGTTGGTTCTACGAAAATCATCTCTAAAAAAAGTAATATCCAAATAGCCCAACAATACATTTGGTATATGATATTCTTTTTCTAATAAAGTTTTCAAACGTTCTGCCAAAAAAGTACCTCTAGGTTGAATTCCTATCAAAACAGTATTCGAAAAATCAAGATGTTTTTCAATTAATTGACAAGCCAAACGATTCAAAATAATATTGACTTCTTTTGAATTGAGTAACACTTTTTGATTCATATTCTAGAAATTATTTATTTAAAAGATATAAGGTTGTTATGCTTAGTTTTAAAATTTACCAATCGGCTTTAAAACTATTTTGGTTTGGTTAAGCAAATATACAAATTCCGATTTAGGATTTATTCATTACAAGTCTAGAAAAAAATATTTATTATTTTCTAAAAGAAATCCATGTTGCTTTATGCCAAATATACTCCATAGGGCCTTGCTTATGTGTTTTTAACCACCATGTACAAAATGCTAATTGAAGTACAAATAAAACAATTCCGATTAGCAAACAATAAGTAGCTCCAGTATATTCTACAAGTCCCAATCCGTAACGGTAATAAATAAAAGAACCTACAATGGATTGCATGATATAATTGGTTAAACTCATTTTTCCAAAAGGAATGAGCTTTTCCAAAAAATTATTTAAAGATTTTTTTTGATATAACAATAGGAAAGTAGAAACCAAAATAATCATAAATGCACAGTTTGACCATGAAGTTACAATTATTGAAAGACTATTCATAGTTGCTTTTCTTGCTATAATGTCTGGCAAATATATTTTTAACCCGTTGGGTGTAATTATTTGCAGTAAAATAAATTGATTAGATATTGGTCAAGATACTGAAATTCAGTATCTTGAAGTCGCCAAACAAACCAATATCTATGTCAAATATAGTAAAAAATTATTTTAGAGTTTTAGAAGTTATAAGTTCTTTGAATTGTAAATTAGAGAATAAATCAGATGTCGGCAGAAAACAAAAAATGTCTGATTTAGAAGTAGTTGCGTTAAGTTTGACGGCTGAATTCATGTCTATTGATAGTGAAAATTCTTTATTTAAAGAGATTAATAAGCAAGAAATACCTAATTTAATTGAGCGAAGTCAGTTCAATAAACGAAGGCGAAAATTGTTTTTCTTTTTAGAAGAAGTAAGAACAAAATTAGCATCTCGGTTTTTAGAATTTGAAGATTATTTCATCGTGGATAGTATGCCGTTGGAGATTTGCAAATTTGCACGTCATAGGAGGATTAAAATCTGTAAAAATGAGTTTGAAACAGCTCCTTCAAAAGGGTTTTGCGCTTCTCAAAACAACTGGTTTTACGGATATAAATTGCATGGAGTTTGTTCTATAAATGGAATTTTCCATTCATTGGATATTACAAAAGCAGAAGTTCATGATGTTCATTTTTTGAAAAATATAAAACAACAAATGTCTGATTGTGTAGTGCTTGGTGATAGAGGGTACTTATCTCAAAGCATTCAATTAGATTTGTTTCAAACGGTTAATATAAAATTAGAAACACCCAAAAGAGCTAATCAAAAAGATTATAAACCACAACCTTATATCTTTAGAAAATCAAGAAAAAGAATTGAAACATTATTTTCACAACTATGCGACCAGTTCAGAATTAGAAACAATTATGCAAAAACTTTTGAAGGATTTAAAACAAGAATTTTAGCAAAAATAACAGCATTAACATTGGTTCAATATGTCAATAAATTCATCTTTGATAGACCAATAAACAATATTAAAAATCAAACAATTTAATTACACCCAACGGGTTATTTTTAATAAAAACAAAGGAATAAAAAGGGTAATGGCATATTGCAATGCTTTTTTCCAAAACAAATTACTTTCAATTGATGCAATAAAAAGTTTTTTGCGTCCAATAAGCATCCCTAAAAGAAATAAAGAAGGAGCTTGAAAAAAACGACCATTTTCCCAAGACCAAAAAACAGATGCTAATCTTCCGATTCTAATATTTCCGATTGCATAATCCAAAAAGGAATTGCTTTTAAAATACTCGCCCATTAGGCCAAAATAATGATCCGATACATTAGGAGCTGGTACAAATTCGGGATGTAAAAGCATATAAAAATACCTAACCCATTCAAATGGTTGTAACATCAAAATTATTGCCGTTATAAAAACAGCTTTGTCATTCCATTTACAAACAGGAATTAATGCAATTCCCAATACAGCATAAATCATTAGAATATCACCTTCGTAAAAAATAGTATTTACAAACCCAAATCCTAATAATAGCAATAAACGCCAAAGAAATCGACCTCTAAAATCATTTCCTTTTTTTTGCTGATTATCATTTTGGATATAAAAACTAAAACCAAAAAGTAATGCAAAAATGGCATACGATTTTCCACCAAAAAGAAAAAACAAGGTCTCCCAAATTATTTTATCTAAAAATTTTATCCATTCTGGCAGGGCTTCTGGAAAATTATAGTAATCAAAATGTTCAATATTATGCAACAACATAATAGACATGATTGCAAAACCTCTTAAGGCATCAACTACTTCAACTCTAGGAGTTTTTAAATTAAAAGAACTGTTTGACATAGGGGCTTAAAACATAGAATTATTTTCTCAAAAGTATCTCAAATTTCAATTAAAAACTAAAAATCGATTTCTAAATTCATTATAAATTAGATATACTTTCTAATGTTATTTTTCAAAAAAAAAAGCTCCTACAAGTAATGCAGGAGCTTAATATTTAAAATATTATATCTTAAGAATACATTTTCGTCCTTAATTCTTGAACTTTTTCATCGTCTAAATATTCATCAAAAGTCATATAACGATCGATAGCACCATTTGGCGTTAACTCCACTACACGATTACCAACTGTTTGAGCAAATTCATGATCATGAGTTGTAAAAATAACTGATCCCTTAAAGTTTTTTAATGAATTATTGAAAGCTGTAATCGATTCTAAATCCAAGTGATTCGTTGGTTCGTCTAGCATTAAAATATTAGCACGTTCCATCATCATTCGAGACAACATACAACGTACTTTTTCTCCTCCAGATAATACTCTGCTGGTTTTTAAAGCTTCTTCTCCAGAGAAAATCATTTTCCCAAGGAAACCTCTAATAAAAACTTCATCACGTTCTTCCTCCGTTTTGGCCCATTGACGCAACCAATCCACAAGAGTATAATCATTTTCAAAAAACGAATGATTTTCAACAGGTAAATACGCTTGGTTAGTTGTAACTCCCCAATCAAATGTACCAGAATCTGGTTGTTGATTTCCGTTTAATATCTCATAAAATGCGGTAGTAGCACGCGAATCTTTGGAGAAAAGAACAATTTTATCCCCTTTGGCCATATTCAGATCTACTCCTTTAAACAAGATTTCTCCATCAATCGAGGCACTTAAATTTTGAACATTCAAAATTTGATCACCCGCTTCACGATCCTGATCAAAAATAATGGCAGGATAACGACGGCTCGAAGGTCTAATCTCAGAAATATTCAATTTAGAAATCATTTTTTTACGAGAAGTAGCTTGTTTAGATTTGGCCACATTTGCAGAAAAACGACGTATAAATTCTTCTAATTCTTGTTTCTTTTCTTCGGCTTTTTTGTTTTGTTGTGCACGTTGTTTCGCAGCTAATTGACTGGATTCATACCAAAAAGTATAATTCCCGGAATAATGGTTTATTTTACCAAAATCTATATCGGAAATATGAGTACAAACAGAATCTAAAAAGTGTCTATCGTGAGAAACTACAATAACTGTATTTTCATAGTTTGCTAAGAAATTCTCTAACCAAGCAATAGTTTCAAAATCCAAGTCATTGGTAGGCTCATCCATAATAAGTAAATCTGGATTTCCAAAAAGGGCTTGCGCCAAAAGTACTCTCACTTTGATTTTTCCTTCCAAATCACCCATCAAAGTGTAATGATTGTCTTCAGAAATACCAAGATTCGACAGCATTGAAGCAGCATCAGAATCGGCATTCCAACCGTTCATTTCTTCAAATTGTACTTGCAACTCTCCTATCCTATCGGCATTTTTATCATTGTAGTCTAGGTACAACGCATCCATTTCTGTTTTCACAGCATATAGGATTTTGTTTCCCATCATCACGGTTTCCAGTACCGTATGTTCGTCAAACATATTGTGGTTTTGATTTAAAACCGACATACGTTTTCCTGGTTCCAAATGAATATGCCCCGAAGTTGGGTCAATATCACCTGCAATTATTTTAAGAAAAGTTGATTTTCCAGCACCATTGGCTCCAATAACTCCGTAAATATTTCCGTGTGTAAAGGTTGTATTTACTTCGTCGAACAAAATTCGTTTGCCAAACTGAACTGATAAATTATTGACTGTTAACATGAATGTCTTTTTATTAAAATTTTGTGCAAAAGTACAAAAAAATGTCGATTTTTTTTATTCTGAAACAAGAATTAGTTTATCCCGATAATTTAAATCATTTAAACTTACACACATTATTTATTAACCAAAAAACATTAAAACGAACAACCCTGAAATAATAAAACCTGATAACGAATCATCAGGTTTTGACTATTGTTTTCCTAAAAAAACAAGAATAATTCAAAATAAAAAAACCATATTAAAATACAAATAACCAAACTCAATCTTAACGATTATAACTTTTATTTTTGAATTGAAATTAAGCTTGAACTAACTTTTTCAAGCTATTATATACCGCTAATTCAACATCGGCATGTTCTTTAGAATTACATTTTTCCAGTAATTCATTCAATATAGAAATGTCTATATTTTGTTTTTTATTTATTTTTAACAAAAGCTGTTCCGCTAAATCATTTAAACTTTTAGACAAAGGCAATAAGGGCTGAATCAATGGCGCATTTTGACTTAGGACATTCAAATCAGAATTCATTTTGGTCCATTTATTCAAATAACCAACAACAACTCTTTCATTTTCAATTGATTTATCACTCAAATAATTTGTTACCACTTTATTAAATTCCAAAGCATCTGAGGCATCTGGAATGCAAGCATCAGCAAACAACGTAAAAGGGGAATACGTTTGATATTCTGTTCCCTCAGCATTTCTTGAATATTTTTTAAGCGGTTCACATATATTTGAAAAATCTACTAAAGATTCACTTTTTTGATTATTACTGATATTCCTTAGCAAAGCTTCTCTGCTTTTAATATGATTCAATCCCAATTCTTCCAATCTAAAGGAGAAAACATTCATTCTTTTGCGTAAGCTAATCATGTCTGTTACACTTTCATCAGACCATAAACGCTCTGCAATGGCGGCTGTTCTTGGCCAAATTCTGGAATCGATAGTTGTGGGAGTAACCAATTCGGACCACATGGTGGCTTCACCTCCAAGAATTCTAGCTTTTTCTTCTTCAGACAAAGTAACATTTTTAGGCATTGGATCCACTGTATAATGATCTTCAACGCCATAAACCAAATCAATATAATACCCATTAGACAATACCGTTTTGTACCCTCCTTTTACTGCATCAACAAGCGATTTTCCAGCAGGAACACCTTCATTAATCCCTTTCCATGAATGAATTATGGCATCTTTAGACATGTTTTTGGTCATGATTTCCTCCCAACCCATTAATACTTTATTATGCTTTTTGAGCATTGGAATCAGTTGCATGGTGAAATACGTTTGCAATTCATGGTTGTTTGCTAAATTATGTTTCTTTTTAAAAACTTGAATTGCTGGATTACTGTCCCAATCTTTACCTTCGTTTTCATCACCCCCAATGTGAAAAAATTTCCCAGGAAAGAGCGGACAAACTTCATCAAAAAACTCACTTATCAATTGATACGTTTTGGGATTTGAAGGATCCAAAGTTGGAGTAAAAATACCTGAATTTCTTTCGAGGTTATAGGATTGAATTTGAGTGAATTTTTGCTCTTTCTCGCCCGAATTAATATTTACATCAACAACTTTACTTCCTATTTCTGGGTAAGCTGTGAGTATTGCCGTTCCGTGGCCGGGCATGTCGATTTCCGGAACTATCAAAATTCCTCTTTCCCCTGCGTACTTAACAACGTTCTTTATTTCTTCTTGGGTATAATAATTCCCGTCCGATGCCATTTGAATCAGTTTCGGATGTTTTTTCATTTCGATTCTCCATCCTTGATCGTCTACTAAATGCCAATGAAAAACATTCATTTTTGCAGCGGCCATCGCATCTAAATTTCTTTTTATTACATCGACGGGCATAAAATGTCTTGCAGCATCTATCATTAAACCTCTCCATGTAAATCTTGGAAAATCGGATATTTTTGAGATTGGAAAATAGAATGATTTACTATTATTTTGTACCAATTGTAGCAACGTTTCCAAGGCATGCAATGCACCAAGATCCGAAGTAGCATTAATTGTAATTTTATTTTTAGTAATATCTAATAAATAACTTTCATCTTCATACAATTCAATTTTTCCGTTACGGACACAATTAATTTGAAGTTCAGCTGAAGGAACTTCATTTAAACCTGTTATGAAACCTTGGTTAAAAAACAAACCAGTTCGACCATCCAATCGTCTCAAAAAATTAGTAGCACCACTAAAAACTCTTGAATTTGGAGCTCCAGTAATATTTACTTTGAAGTTTTTTGTTAAAGCAAAACTACCTTCTGATAAAGAAATATTTTGTGGCCAAGGCATAATATTTAATTGCTCTTTGGTAATTTGAGCATAAGATATAAAATTGGCAAATAAAAAAAGTACGATGTATTTCATTATAATAAAGAAAGTAGATTTTGAATCTTGGTTAAAAAATCAATTGATAACAAACGCTAAACTCAAGAATTTAAACTCAGCAAAAACTTACAGTCTAGCGTTTTACTTAACAATCAAAACAAAAGTGGTATTTAGTACTCAAAACGTTTAAAAGCTTCAATGGCTTCATATTCGGCTAGTCCTAATTTATCATATAATTTGGCTGTGTTTTTATTTCGATCCTCGGCACGTACCCAAAATTCTCTGGAGTCATTACCTTGAAACATTACCCTGTCTTTTTGAGATTGATGATACAAAATAGCCTGTCTTTTTAAGAGTACTTCGTCTGGACTCAAAGGAACAGCCATATCAATTTCATGAATATCCCATTCGTGCCAAGCACCTCTGTACAACCATAACCAACAATCGTTCATGAATGGTTTCGATTTTAATGCTTTCATGGCAGCAAAAATAGCATTCAAACAAACTTCATGAGTACCGTGAGGATCAGCAAGATCACCTGCAGCAAATACTTGATGAGGCTTAATTCTTTCTATGATTTCTTTTACGATTGCAATATCCTCAGGTCCTAATGGTTTCTTTTGAACCATACCTGTTTCATAAAACGGCAAATCTAAAAAGTGAGTATTTTCATCTTTCAAACCGATGTATCTTGTTGCGGCATAAGATTCGCGTCTTCTGATCAATCCTTTTAATTTACGAACTTCATCAGAATCATTTTGACCTTTTGCTTTTGAATTTATAAAATCTATTACGGATTGGAAGTTGATTCCAGATGTATCTTCACCAACAAAATCATTGCATACTTCGGCAAATTTGAGTGCTTCATCATCTGTAACCGCAATATTTCCAGAAGTTTGATACACTACATGCACATCATGACCTTGTTTAATCAATTTTGCAAATGTTCCTCCCATAGAAATAACATCATCATCAGGATGAGGACTAAACAGAATTACTCTTTTCTTGGCAGGATTAGAACGTTCCGGTCTATTAGCATCATCTGTATTTGGTTTTCCTCCAGGCCATCCTGTAATGGTATGTTGTAATACATTGAACATATTGATATTCAAATCATAAGATGAGCTACCCGCTGCCAATAAATCGGACATTCCATTGTTGTTGTAATCTCTATCCGTTAATTTTAGAATTGATTGATTTGTATGTTGACAAAGCCAAACAATTGCTTTGTTTTTCAATTGTTCCGTCCAAATACACTCCCCTACTAACCAAGGAGTCTCCAATCGCGTTAACTCGGATGCGGCCCCTTCGTCTAAAACGAAAGTCGTGTTGTTATGATTTTGTAGAAACGTTGCAGGTACTTCTGAACTGATATCGCCTTGAATGGTTCTTTTTATAATTGAAGCTTTATTTTGTCCCCAAGCCATCAATACAATCCTCTTGGATCTAAGAATGGTTGAAACCCCCATTGTGATAGCTTTTTTTGGTACATTTCCTATTCCATTAAAATCACCTGAAGCATCCACTTTAGTAATATGATCCAATGTTATGATTCTTGTACCAGAATTGATATGTGAACCTGGCTCATTAAAACCAACATGGCCTGTTCGACCAATTCCTAATAATTGAAAATCAAGTCCACCCGAACTTTTAATTTTCAATTCATAATCAACACAAAACTGATTTAAGTCTTCTAATGCAACTGTACCGTCAGGAATATTTATATTTTCTGGTCTAATGTCAACATGATTAAAAAGATGTTGATGCATAAAGTAATGGTAACTTTGATTACTTTCCTTTGGCATCGGATAATATTCATCTAAGTTAAAAGTAACTACATTATCAAAACTCAATCCTTCCTCCTTGTGCATGCGTACCAATTCCTGATATACTTTTATAGGTGACGAACCTGTTGCCAAACCTAAAACACATTTTTTATTTTTTTCTTGTTTGGAACGAATTAAATCTGCAATCTCTTGAGCAACGATTATCGAAGCATCCATTGAATTTTTAAAAATTACATTGTGTATTTTTTCAAAACGGGTGTCTTCAAATTGACCAGCAGGCTTGTAACTGATGTCATTAACTAAGGTTGTTGTAGTTCTCATGTTATTTATATTATGTATTTTAAATCTAGAAGAATAGTGGTTTAAATTGTAGTTAATTATTATTTTAACAAATGACTAAAGACTTAGAACACTTGTTTATTTTGAATCAATACAGTAGCTGTTTTGATTTATATGTAAATTTTATTTTCTTAAAAAATAAAAATAAATTTCAATTTTAGTAAGCTCTTAAAAAAAGCGATAACACTTTACAAATCGGAGCGATTGGTTATATACCCTTTGAATTAATTAAAAAAATCTTGCAACATCATTTTTCAATTTTTCTTTTTTTTATGTCCAGACAAGCTTTCACTTGTCTGGAATAAAAAATAACTAATTTAGTATTTTAGAAATTAGGTCCAGTAGTATCCCACCAAAGTCTAGTTCCTCCATTATCAAGTCCTCCTAATTTTGCCAATCCTGTAGCTACTCCACCTGGGTTACCATCTTTCTCAGATTGAGCAAAATTGATTCTACGTGGTCCAAACTCGGTAGTTATTTTACCTCCACTGGTATTTTTAAGGACTGGGAAAAGTTTTGGATAACCTGTTCTTCTATACTCAGACCAAGCTTCTTGACCTTCTGGGAATCCAGCGATCCATTTTTGAGTAATAATTTTTTCTAACTTAACCTCATTCGAAGCTGCATCATCCCAAGCAACAGTGATTTTACTAACTGCAGGAGAATTATTAACAACATAAAAAGGTATTGCAATTGAAGCCGCATCAACATAATCCTTTGGCTTGTTTGTATTATTTTGAATATAAGTTGCCGCACCACTTATACCGTTTTGAGCAAACGATAATGTTATTCCATTTTCATAAAAAGCTTTAGCAGAACCTGATGTCCAACCTCTTAATACAGCCTCAGCTAATAAAAAACTAGTTTGTGCTGCAGATACAAAAACAATATCACCGGTTTTTACTACATCACCAATTCTTGAGAAATCAGCGTGATCTGCTTTTGAAGCAATTTCAATTCCAGTTCTGACACCTCTATATTCACCAGGGAATTGAGTTGATGCGCTAAAATATTTTGATATCCTTGGGTCATTGTACCCACCTAATATAGACTCCATGTCAGCAGACATACAAATATCACCCCAGCCTGAACTAATTGTGTTGATAGCATTTGGAGTAGCAGATTTCAAAACAAAGTTATCTTCGTTTGTAGTCATCACACCGTACTTATTATTAATTGCTAACAAAGCTTGAGATTTAGCTAAAGTTGGATTAATCTTAACAAGTCTCATTGCTAAACGAAGACGCAATGAATTAGCATATTTTATCCATAAATTACGTTTACCTCCATAATTAGATTGATCAATATTCTCAACTGGTTTTGCATTTGAATCTGCTCCAATCATTAATTGATTAATTGCAGTGTCTAGTTCTGAAAACATTTGTGTATAAACTTGTTCTTGAGAATCATATTCAACAACTGAATTTTCGGTACCAAATTTTGAATACACAATTGGGCCATAAATATCAGTTACTCTATGCATTCCTTGTACTTTAAGAATTAAAGAGATTGCATAAACATCTTTTGATTTCTCTTTTGCAAGCTGTTCAACTTTTAAAGCATTTGCCATAAAATTACCATATGCAATATTCCAGATAAAACCATTCCAACCATCAATTAGATTGTAAGTCGTATTATTTGACCCACCTGCAAAAGCAGTCGGAGTTGCCATATATCCAGACCAAATATCAGCATTCAAGTTTTGCTGCAATTGATATTGCCATTCAGGCATTTGAATAATTACATTATTGAACATAACTTTCATTGGAGCTGCAACATTACCAAAATCTTGTGATAACATTTCTTCTGTAGCTCCTTTAGGATTGGTATTTGTTGATTCAAAATCACTTGTACATCCTACAGCTGCAATCATCGAAATGTATATAGCAGCTTTTTTTATTTTGTTTATTTTCATGATATATTATTTAGAAAGTAACATTTAAATTTAAACCAATGCTTCTTGTAGAAGGCATTCCAAAAAGATCAACTCCTTGTAGTGTCTCTCCTGAACTTAATGATACATTAGGATCAAAAGGAGCATCTTTATAAATAAAGAACAAGTTTCTTGCAATTAAAGATAAATTTGCAGATTGTATAAATGGAAAGTTCTTTGTATTAAAAGTATAGCCAAGTGAAATCTCTCTAACATTTACATTTGTTGCAGAATACATATATTCACCAGTTGCTTTATCAATTCCTCCTACAGCTTTATAGTATTTCTCTGCATCCATAGAAGTTACAGCTACACCATTTTTGTCAACCGCATTTATTGCAACACTACCTGCATTTCTTGCGTCACCAGTTTCCTTAGAAACACCGTAACCATCAAGAACAGATTGAGTTAAACTCATTACATCTCCACCTACTCTAGCATCAATTAAAACATTTGCAAAGAAAGAACCAAATTTAAATGCATTTTGAAAACCTAACATATAATTTGGGTTTGCATTACCTACATTTTCATACTGTCCTAATTGTACATTTCCTTTATCGTCTAACAAAATTTGCCCTTTATCATTACGAAGTAATTTTTTACCTTCGATTACACCAAAAGGTTGCCCTTCAATAAGTGCATAACGATAGTTCATATTATTACCATCTGTCAAAGTAATTCTACGAGAATCTCCTCCTGATGAAGGAATTTCTTCAACAACATTTTCGTTCAATGAATAATTCACCGTTGCGTCCCATGAAAATTTATCATTTTTAATAACAGTTCCAGATACTACAAATTCCAATCCTTTATTTGAAATTTTACCAGCATTGATTCCATAATACTGATAACCAAATGGGTTTGTAGCTGGAGCCAACACTTCAACATATTGATTTTTTGTTTCAGAGTTATAATAAGACAACTCAAAACGCAATTTATTTGAGAACATTCTCCATTCTGTACCAATTTCAAATTCTGATTTCAATTCTGGTTTTAAAGATTCTCCTGGTTTTGGACCTACTCTTGGAGATACAATTTGTCCATTTACAATTGTAGAAGTTGGAGAAGTTACAAAAGGAAAAATATCATTACCTACTTGAGCATATGTAGCTCTAACTTTTCCAAAATTAATCCACTCAGGCATCGTAATCATATCACTTACAATTGCAGTTGCTCCAGCAGATGGATAAAAATAAGACATCGTATCGGTATTAACCAAAGTTGACGACCAATCATTTCTACCTGCAACGTCTAAATATAACATATCTTTATATCCAAAATTAGCAGTTGCAAATACAGAATTAAGCTCTCTTACTCCTCCTACTGTTTGAGAATTTGTAAAATTGTTTGAAAAATTAGCCAAATTAAAATAGTTTGAGTAAGTTAATCCTCTCCCTGAT includes these proteins:
- the nagB gene encoding glucosamine-6-phosphate deaminase, coding for MRTTTTLVNDISYKPAGQFEDTRFEKIHNVIFKNSMDASIIVAQEIADLIRSKQEKNKKCVLGLATGSSPIKVYQELVRMHKEEGLSFDNVVTFNLDEYYPMPKESNQSYHYFMHQHLFNHVDIRPENINIPDGTVALEDLNQFCVDYELKIKSSGGLDFQLLGIGRTGHVGFNEPGSHINSGTRIITLDHITKVDASGDFNGIGNVPKKAITMGVSTILRSKRIVLMAWGQNKASIIKRTIQGDISSEVPATFLQNHNNTTFVLDEGAASELTRLETPWLVGECIWTEQLKNKAIVWLCQHTNQSILKLTDRDYNNNGMSDLLAAGSSSYDLNINMFNVLQHTITGWPGGKPNTDDANRPERSNPAKKRVILFSPHPDDDVISMGGTFAKLIKQGHDVHVVYQTSGNIAVTDDEALKFAEVCNDFVGEDTSGINFQSVIDFINSKAKGQNDSDEVRKLKGLIRRRESYAATRYIGLKDENTHFLDLPFYETGMVQKKPLGPEDIAIVKEIIERIKPHQVFAAGDLADPHGTHEVCLNAIFAAMKALKSKPFMNDCWLWLYRGAWHEWDIHEIDMAVPLSPDEVLLKRQAILYHQSQKDRVMFQGNDSREFWVRAEDRNKNTAKLYDKLGLAEYEAIEAFKRFEY
- a CDS encoding DUF418 domain-containing protein, yielding MSNSSFNLKTPRVEVVDALRGFAIMSIMLLHNIEHFDYYNFPEALPEWIKFLDKIIWETLFFLFGGKSYAIFALLFGFSFYIQNDNQQKKGNDFRGRFLWRLLLLLGFGFVNTIFYEGDILMIYAVLGIALIPVCKWNDKAVFITAIILMLQPFEWVRYFYMLLHPEFVPAPNVSDHYFGLMGEYFKSNSFLDYAIGNIRIGRLASVFWSWENGRFFQAPSLFLLGMLIGRKKLFIASIESNLFWKKALQYAITLFIPLFLLKITRWV
- a CDS encoding beta-N-acetylhexosaminidase; translation: MKYIVLFLFANFISYAQITKEQLNIMPWPQNISLSEGSFALTKNFKVNITGAPNSRVFSGATNFLRRLDGRTGLFFNQGFITGLNEVPSAELQINCVRNGKIELYEDESYLLDITKNKITINATSDLGALHALETLLQLVQNNSKSFYFPISKISDFPRFTWRGLMIDAARHFMPVDVIKRNLDAMAAAKMNVFHWHLVDDQGWRIEMKKHPKLIQMASDGNYYTQEEIKNVVKYAGERGILIVPEIDMPGHGTAILTAYPEIGSKVVDVNINSGEKEQKFTQIQSYNLERNSGIFTPTLDPSNPKTYQLISEFFDEVCPLFPGKFFHIGGDENEGKDWDSNPAIQVFKKKHNLANNHELQTYFTMQLIPMLKKHNKVLMGWEEIMTKNMSKDAIIHSWKGINEGVPAGKSLVDAVKGGYKTVLSNGYYIDLVYGVEDHYTVDPMPKNVTLSEEEKARILGGEATMWSELVTPTTIDSRIWPRTAAIAERLWSDESVTDMISLRKRMNVFSFRLEELGLNHIKSREALLRNISNNQKSESLVDFSNICEPLKKYSRNAEGTEYQTYSPFTLFADACIPDASDALEFNKVVTNYLSDKSIENERVVVGYLNKWTKMNSDLNVLSQNAPLIQPLLPLSKSLNDLAEQLLLKINKKQNIDISILNELLEKCNSKEHADVELAVYNSLKKLVQA
- the pyrR gene encoding bifunctional pyr operon transcriptional regulator/uracil phosphoribosyltransferase PyrR gives rise to the protein MNQKVLLNSKEVNIILNRLACQLIEKHLDFSNTVLIGIQPRGTFLAERLKTLLEKEYHIPNVLLGYLDITFFRDDFRRTNKPLEANKTQIDFLVEDKKVIFIDDVLYTGRSIRAALTAIQSFGRPSGIELLALIDRRFSRDLPIQPDYRGRQVDAINGEKVKVCWTEQDGEDGVYLLTN
- a CDS encoding ABC-F family ATP-binding cassette domain-containing protein, which translates into the protein MLTVNNLSVQFGKRILFDEVNTTFTHGNIYGVIGANGAGKSTFLKIIAGDIDPTSGHIHLEPGKRMSVLNQNHNMFDEHTVLETVMMGNKILYAVKTEMDALYLDYNDKNADRIGELQVQFEEMNGWNADSDAASMLSNLGISEDNHYTLMGDLEGKIKVRVLLAQALFGNPDLLIMDEPTNDLDFETIAWLENFLANYENTVIVVSHDRHFLDSVCTHISDIDFGKINHYSGNYTFWYESSQLAAKQRAQQNKKAEEKKQELEEFIRRFSANVAKSKQATSRKKMISKLNISEIRPSSRRYPAIIFDQDREAGDQILNVQNLSASIDGEILFKGVDLNMAKGDKIVLFSKDSRATTAFYEILNGNQQPDSGTFDWGVTTNQAYLPVENHSFFENDYTLVDWLRQWAKTEEERDEVFIRGFLGKMIFSGEEALKTSRVLSGGEKVRCMLSRMMMERANILMLDEPTNHLDLESITAFNNSLKNFKGSVIFTTHDHEFAQTVGNRVVELTPNGAIDRYMTFDEYLDDEKVQELRTKMYS
- a CDS encoding IS982 family transposase, which codes for MSNIVKNYFRVLEVISSLNCKLENKSDVGRKQKMSDLEVVALSLTAEFMSIDSENSLFKEINKQEIPNLIERSQFNKRRRKLFFFLEEVRTKLASRFLEFEDYFIVDSMPLEICKFARHRRIKICKNEFETAPSKGFCASQNNWFYGYKLHGVCSINGIFHSLDITKAEVHDVHFLKNIKQQMSDCVVLGDRGYLSQSIQLDLFQTVNIKLETPKRANQKDYKPQPYIFRKSRKRIETLFSQLCDQFRIRNNYAKTFEGFKTRILAKITALTLVQYVNKFIFDRPINNIKNQTI
- a CDS encoding DUF418 domain-containing protein; the encoded protein is MSNQFILLQIITPNGLKIYLPDIIARKATMNSLSIIVTSWSNCAFMIILVSTFLLLYQKKSLNNFLEKLIPFGKMSLTNYIMQSIVGSFIYYRYGLGLVEYTGATYCLLIGIVLFVLQLAFCTWWLKTHKQGPMEYIWHKATWISFRK